Proteins found in one Verrucomicrobiota bacterium genomic segment:
- a CDS encoding iron-sulfur cluster assembly accessory protein, translating into MLAETPEYQGCGLRISVEKGGCAGMQYEMHFDRASETDYRYTRDDVDVIVDPESAPYLDGSGVDYVEGLTGAGFRIVNPNAVRSCGCGSSFEAMRTA; encoded by the coding sequence ATGCTGGCGGAAACGCCGGAATACCAGGGATGCGGATTGCGCATTTCGGTGGAGAAGGGCGGCTGCGCCGGCATGCAGTATGAGATGCACTTTGATCGTGCCAGCGAAACCGACTATCGTTATACTCGCGACGATGTCGATGTGATCGTCGATCCGGAAAGTGCCCCTTACCTCGACGGCTCAGGCGTCGACTATGTAGAGGGATTGACGGGGGCGGGATTTCGGATTGTGAATCCGAACGCGGTACGCAGCTGCGGTTGCGGCAGCTCTTTTGAGGCAATGCGTACCGCGTAA
- a CDS encoding SDR family NAD(P)-dependent oxidoreductase, producing MRSIVITGVSTGIGFAAAELLVRRGFRIFGSVRNGEDEERLQRQLGPGFRPLRFDVTDEGAVRAAASRTSEELSGEPLFALINNAGICVVGPLTHVPLARFREQMEVNLIGVLSVTQAFLPLMLHPDHAHGHRPRPCVVNVGSIAGKVASPFAGPYSASKFGLEGFSDSLRRELMLFGIDVVLLQPGPVVTPIWDKAEARVLDDYPGTPYERPLEKFRSVSMLEAKHAFAPALVAERIYRLLHRRRRRARYAIVPNRLINWTLPRCLPDKALDFCIGKFFGLI from the coding sequence ATGCGTTCCATCGTCATTACGGGAGTCTCCACCGGGATCGGCTTCGCCGCGGCCGAACTGCTGGTCCGCCGCGGGTTCCGCATCTTCGGAAGCGTCCGGAACGGAGAGGACGAGGAGCGTTTGCAACGGCAGCTCGGGCCCGGGTTCAGGCCACTCCGGTTTGACGTGACCGACGAGGGCGCCGTGCGCGCCGCGGCGTCCCGCACAAGCGAGGAACTCTCCGGCGAACCGCTTTTCGCGCTGATCAACAATGCCGGCATCTGCGTCGTGGGCCCGCTCACCCACGTCCCCCTTGCCCGGTTCCGGGAACAAATGGAAGTGAATTTGATCGGGGTCTTGTCGGTAACCCAAGCGTTTCTTCCGCTCATGCTGCATCCGGACCACGCGCACGGTCACCGCCCGCGGCCGTGCGTCGTCAACGTCGGATCAATTGCGGGTAAAGTGGCCTCCCCCTTCGCGGGCCCCTACTCCGCATCCAAATTCGGGCTCGAAGGCTTTTCTGACAGCCTGCGCCGGGAGTTGATGCTTTTTGGCATCGACGTCGTCCTGCTGCAGCCCGGTCCGGTGGTCACACCGATCTGGGACAAGGCTGAAGCGCGCGTGCTCGACGATTATCCAGGGACCCCCTACGAACGGCCTTTGGAGAAATTCCGTAGCGTCTCGATGCTGGAAGCGAAGCACGCGTTTGCCCCTGCGCTCGTGGCGGAAAGGATCTACCGCTTGCTGCATCGGCGGCGGCGGCGCGCGCGCTACGCGATCGTGCCGAATCGCCTGATCAACTGGACGCTTCCGAGATGCTTGCCGGATAAAGCGCTGGATTTCTGTATCGGGAAGTTTTTCGGTCTGATCTGA
- a CDS encoding sulfite reductase subunit alpha — protein sequence MSTISVYNRKNPFPARLLVNRKLNRQGSEKETRHYEFSLAGSGMHYEVGDSMGVFPKNDPKLVEEILHALHLSGEEPVTTKEAETFSLREGLIRYYQITQPSKQFLDAIVQKSDGTTDLKELLHPDRKEDLEHYLWGLELIDFLLDNPSVRFSPEEFVATLRKLQPRLYSIGSSLKARPEQVDLVIATVRYESHGRVRAGVASSFLADRVPAGEPVSMFVHVAKGFRLPEDPSVPIIMVGPGTGVAPFRAYLQERAAIGAPGKNWLFFGEQRSKCDFFYEEEFAQWQAKGVLTRFDTAFSRDQAHKIYVQHRMLEQAKELYGWLQDGAHFYVCGDAARMAKDVDVALHKIVEEQGGKSVEDAAAYIERLRKEKRYKRDVY from the coding sequence ATGTCGACGATTTCGGTTTACAACCGGAAAAATCCATTTCCTGCAAGACTTCTGGTCAACCGAAAACTCAACCGGCAAGGCTCGGAGAAGGAAACCCGGCACTATGAATTCTCACTGGCCGGGTCCGGGATGCATTACGAGGTGGGCGACTCGATGGGTGTGTTCCCGAAAAATGACCCGAAACTGGTCGAGGAGATTCTTCACGCTCTGCACCTCAGCGGTGAAGAACCGGTCACGACCAAGGAGGCCGAGACGTTTTCGTTGCGGGAAGGGCTGATCAGGTACTACCAGATCACCCAGCCGTCGAAGCAGTTTCTTGACGCCATCGTGCAGAAGTCCGATGGGACGACCGACCTCAAGGAATTGCTGCACCCCGATCGCAAGGAGGACCTGGAGCATTACCTCTGGGGCCTCGAACTCATCGATTTTCTGCTCGATAACCCGTCGGTACGATTCAGCCCTGAGGAGTTTGTGGCGACGTTGAGAAAGCTCCAGCCGCGGCTCTATTCCATCGGTTCAAGCCTGAAAGCCCGGCCGGAGCAAGTGGACCTGGTGATCGCCACCGTGCGGTATGAAAGCCATGGGCGCGTGCGTGCCGGGGTGGCCTCTTCGTTTCTGGCGGACCGGGTGCCGGCTGGTGAACCCGTTTCCATGTTTGTCCACGTCGCGAAAGGGTTCCGTCTGCCCGAAGATCCGAGTGTGCCCATCATCATGGTCGGTCCCGGCACCGGGGTTGCGCCGTTTCGGGCGTACCTGCAGGAGCGCGCCGCGATTGGCGCGCCAGGCAAGAACTGGCTGTTCTTTGGTGAGCAACGGTCGAAGTGCGATTTCTTCTATGAAGAAGAATTCGCGCAGTGGCAGGCAAAAGGGGTGTTGACCCGATTTGATACGGCGTTCTCGCGCGACCAGGCTCATAAGATTTACGTGCAGCACCGCATGTTGGAGCAGGCCAAAGAACTCTACGGTTGGCTCCAGGACGGCGCGCATTTCTACGTGTGCGGTGACGCCGCCCGCATGGCGAAGGATGTGGACGTCGCTCTTCACAAGATCGTCGAAGAGCAAGGCGGAAAAAGCGTTGAGGATGCTGCCGCCTACATCGAGCGGTTACGTAAAGAGAAGCGTTACAAGCGGGACGTGTACTGA
- a CDS encoding DNA integrity scanning protein DisA nucleotide-binding domain protein: MTHRLQSYLGYSYPAQLAEFVKREWPEQARKAQPSDVHLRQLLDAAYHASLLREEQRPVTFRLLFGGPDELPVDAGPPTGLLPIKLDRPRPFNEQEVRRISVAADFFRSLIAVSADPDNELRIWGILVSGTRWVNQVDGGRFIDGILPLRLVVQAPAPGRLTVCLGQQRIAALTGGRMQGLAFDLFQSQWLVDAFANVRKNALRSFFDKTSGYPPVPPNSDFMRVMSQNVLRRALSVVRNSKHGGTLVFIEPEEEAELKRENGPLRFKYRIADTGARTRYQALLRQAVIRLQELVHQEKLREISWAEYQRVPDEELNRLDEAFFEFAHFLADLMAVDGALVVTKRMELVGFGAELRAEAPGLASVRRALDVEATLWAKEALDDVGTRHRAVYRLCEEHSNCVAIVISQDAAVRFVKNHNGAVTYWNQLSW; this comes from the coding sequence ATGACGCATCGGCTCCAAAGTTATCTCGGCTATTCGTACCCGGCGCAACTTGCGGAATTCGTAAAGCGGGAGTGGCCGGAGCAGGCCCGTAAAGCCCAGCCGAGCGACGTTCACCTTCGACAGTTGCTCGATGCTGCTTACCACGCCAGCCTGTTGCGCGAGGAACAGCGGCCCGTCACCTTTCGCCTGCTTTTCGGCGGTCCGGACGAACTGCCCGTGGATGCCGGTCCGCCAACGGGCCTTTTGCCGATCAAACTTGACCGGCCCCGCCCGTTCAATGAACAGGAAGTGCGCCGTATCTCAGTGGCAGCGGATTTTTTCCGATCGCTCATCGCGGTATCGGCCGATCCGGATAATGAGCTGCGCATCTGGGGCATTCTGGTTTCGGGCACGCGATGGGTCAACCAAGTGGACGGAGGCCGATTCATTGACGGGATATTGCCGCTTCGCTTGGTGGTGCAGGCGCCTGCCCCCGGTCGCTTGACGGTTTGCCTTGGCCAGCAACGGATCGCGGCGTTGACCGGCGGACGCATGCAGGGCTTGGCGTTTGACCTTTTCCAATCGCAGTGGCTCGTCGACGCCTTTGCCAACGTCAGGAAAAACGCGCTCCGGTCGTTCTTCGACAAAACGAGCGGCTACCCGCCCGTGCCGCCCAACAGCGATTTCATGCGGGTAATGTCGCAGAACGTGCTGCGCCGTGCGCTAAGCGTGGTGCGCAATTCCAAACACGGCGGCACTCTGGTTTTCATCGAACCCGAGGAGGAAGCTGAGCTCAAGCGTGAGAACGGTCCGCTTCGCTTCAAGTACCGCATTGCCGATACGGGGGCGCGGACGCGTTACCAAGCCCTGTTAAGGCAGGCCGTCATTCGTCTGCAGGAACTGGTTCACCAGGAAAAGCTGCGCGAGATCAGCTGGGCTGAATACCAACGCGTTCCGGATGAGGAATTGAACCGGCTGGACGAGGCGTTTTTTGAATTCGCGCACTTCCTCGCTGACCTGATGGCAGTGGATGGCGCCCTGGTGGTCACGAAACGCATGGAACTCGTCGGTTTCGGCGCCGAGTTGCGCGCGGAAGCGCCGGGCCTGGCCAGCGTGCGCCGCGCCCTCGACGTGGAGGCAACCTTGTGGGCCAAAGAAGCGCTGGACGACGTCGGCACGCGTCACCGCGCTGTCTACCGCCTCTGTGAGGAACATTCAAACTGCGTCGCGATCGTGATCTCCCAGGACGCGGCCGTTCGCTTCGTCAAAAACCACAACGGTGCGGTGACGTACTGGAACCAGCTATCGTGGTGA
- a CDS encoding DUF883 domain-containing protein, with translation MSEQTNPEQPGYPGSGTTPEAAGSAGGAPGAPGQPGYSAPPPNAGQSADAAKDHVQAAADDFKAAASAKADEIRRAAEQKAEQLRSQAEARAREFRDTAQQTWGDARSKAKTWQTEGEAYVRDHPAQAVLAALGAGFVLGLLLRK, from the coding sequence ATGAGCGAACAGACCAATCCAGAGCAGCCTGGTTACCCGGGCTCGGGTACAACCCCGGAAGCAGCCGGCAGTGCAGGAGGGGCGCCCGGAGCGCCGGGACAACCTGGCTATTCGGCGCCGCCGCCCAACGCGGGACAGTCGGCAGACGCGGCCAAAGACCACGTTCAAGCCGCAGCTGATGATTTCAAGGCCGCGGCATCCGCCAAAGCCGACGAAATCCGGCGGGCAGCGGAACAGAAGGCTGAGCAGCTTCGTTCTCAGGCCGAGGCACGCGCCCGTGAGTTCCGGGACACGGCCCAACAAACCTGGGGCGATGCGCGCAGCAAGGCAAAGACGTGGCAGACGGAAGGCGAAGCATACGTAAGGGACCACCCCGCCCAGGCGGTGCTTGCGGCCCTCGGGGCAGGATTCGTTTTAGGTTTGCTACTGCGTAAATAG
- the carA gene encoding glutamine-hydrolyzing carbamoyl-phosphate synthase small subunit has translation MKPALVALEDGRVFQGEAFGTHGTTAGEICFNTSMTGYQELLTDPSYRGQIVTMTYPLIGNYGVNDFDDESSQPHVRGFVIGELSPVASNWRAGASLEDYLRKWNMCGIQGVDTRALTKHLRVRGAMRACLTHELTAAEAIARAQETPSMIGSDFVKEVTTLHSYDWDPEDRLSRAWSIVKGNPDQVDEVTENGQVFKKLPPVKHRVVAYDFGIKRNILRRLRQHGFKVTVVPATAKAEDVLALKPEGLFLSNGPGDPASLTYAHEELRKLIGKVPIFGICLGHQLLGFAYGGRTFKLKFGHRGANQPVQDLATGKVAITSQNHGFAVDSDSLPANVEISHVNLNDGTVEGMRHRDFPIFSVQYHPEAAPGPNDASYFFDAFVRLVETGRP, from the coding sequence ATGAAACCAGCCCTCGTAGCGCTTGAGGATGGACGGGTCTTCCAGGGTGAAGCGTTCGGCACCCATGGAACGACGGCCGGAGAGATTTGTTTCAACACCTCAATGACCGGGTATCAGGAATTGCTGACGGATCCTTCTTACCGGGGTCAGATCGTCACGATGACCTATCCCCTGATCGGGAACTACGGGGTGAATGATTTTGACGACGAGAGCAGCCAGCCGCACGTACGCGGTTTCGTGATTGGCGAGTTGTCGCCCGTGGCGAGCAACTGGCGGGCAGGCGCTTCCCTGGAGGATTACCTGCGCAAATGGAACATGTGCGGGATCCAGGGAGTGGACACCCGTGCGCTGACCAAGCATTTGCGGGTGCGCGGGGCGATGCGGGCCTGCCTGACGCATGAGCTTACGGCGGCGGAGGCCATCGCACGCGCGCAGGAAACCCCCTCGATGATCGGATCTGATTTCGTCAAAGAGGTGACGACGCTGCATAGTTATGATTGGGATCCTGAGGACCGGCTGAGCCGTGCATGGAGCATCGTGAAAGGCAATCCGGACCAGGTTGACGAGGTCACCGAGAATGGCCAGGTTTTTAAGAAGCTGCCGCCCGTCAAGCATCGGGTGGTGGCTTATGATTTCGGCATCAAACGCAACATCCTGCGCCGCCTCCGGCAACACGGTTTCAAGGTGACCGTCGTGCCGGCAACCGCCAAAGCGGAGGACGTGCTGGCGCTGAAACCCGAAGGATTGTTTCTGTCCAATGGTCCCGGCGATCCGGCTTCCCTGACGTATGCGCACGAAGAATTGCGAAAGCTGATCGGCAAGGTGCCGATTTTTGGAATCTGCCTGGGCCACCAGTTGCTCGGTTTTGCCTATGGCGGCCGGACATTCAAGCTGAAATTCGGCCATCGGGGAGCCAACCAGCCCGTCCAGGATCTGGCGACCGGGAAGGTGGCCATCACCTCTCAGAACCACGGGTTTGCCGTCGATTCCGATTCACTACCCGCAAACGTGGAAATCTCGCACGTCAATCTGAACGACGGCACGGTTGAGGGAATGCGGCACCGCGACTTTCCGATTTTCAGTGTGCAATACCATCCCGAAGCAGCGCCGGGCCCAAACGATGCCAGCTACTTCTTTGATGCGTTTGTCCGTTTGGTTGAGACCGGCCGCCCGTAA
- the pdxY gene encoding pyridoxal kinase PdxY yields MPISIPFHLLSVQSSVAYGHVGNNAAVFPLQLLGAEVWPVNTVHFSNHTGYGAWRGIILPLEAVSEILRGIEERGVFPQCAGVLSGYLGDASLGEAILATLARIRQYNPHAAYCCDPVMGDVGRGFFVRPGIPEFMRDRAVPSATMTTPNQFELEFLTGARVTTLASALEAVQGLRPRGPAIVLVKSLRHADTPGNEIEMLAVGPGEAYLVATPLLPIQVNGAGDATAALFFAHYLLTGSIKGALEATANSIFAVLEKTVEMQTREIQLVAAQSAIVAPPRRFHARRVA; encoded by the coding sequence ATGCCCATCTCTATTCCGTTCCATCTGCTATCGGTCCAATCGAGTGTCGCGTACGGCCACGTCGGCAACAACGCCGCCGTTTTTCCTTTGCAACTTCTCGGCGCGGAGGTCTGGCCGGTGAATACCGTGCACTTCTCCAACCACACCGGCTATGGGGCCTGGCGCGGCATCATCCTGCCGCTCGAGGCGGTTTCCGAGATCCTGCGTGGGATCGAGGAACGCGGGGTGTTTCCCCAATGCGCGGGCGTGCTGAGCGGTTACCTGGGTGACGCCTCGTTGGGGGAAGCGATCCTGGCAACGCTGGCGCGCATTCGGCAGTACAACCCTCACGCCGCGTATTGCTGCGATCCGGTCATGGGTGATGTCGGCCGCGGCTTTTTCGTCCGCCCGGGGATTCCGGAATTCATGCGGGACCGCGCCGTGCCGTCGGCGACCATGACAACGCCCAACCAATTCGAGCTGGAATTTCTGACGGGGGCTCGGGTAACTACCCTGGCATCGGCGCTGGAGGCCGTGCAAGGCCTGCGCCCGCGCGGCCCAGCGATTGTGCTGGTCAAGAGCCTTCGCCATGCGGACACGCCAGGGAATGAGATCGAAATGCTGGCGGTCGGGCCGGGCGAGGCTTACCTGGTGGCTACGCCGCTGCTGCCGATTCAGGTTAACGGCGCCGGAGACGCCACCGCCGCGCTTTTTTTCGCGCATTACCTCCTGACGGGATCGATCAAGGGCGCGCTGGAAGCCACCGCCAACAGTATTTTTGCGGTCCTGGAGAAGACGGTTGAGATGCAGACGCGCGAAATTCAGCTGGTGGCGGCGCAGTCGGCGATCGTGGCTCCTCCGCGACGCTTCCACGCTCGGCGGGTGGCGTGA
- a CDS encoding phage holin family protein encodes MTSIPASEPGPATRVSAGEAMREWLASVLKFLELKLQLLGFEGREAGVHLLILAVLIASTLALLVMALIFLAVFLLFIIVKITGWEWGWAALLTAVILMVLSGVTAFMVRTRITKPLFTLTLAELRKDREWLRQTRESSK; translated from the coding sequence ATGACGTCGATCCCTGCGTCGGAGCCCGGACCTGCCACCAGGGTGTCGGCCGGCGAGGCCATGCGGGAATGGCTCGCTTCGGTTCTGAAGTTTCTCGAGCTCAAGCTGCAGTTGCTTGGGTTTGAAGGGCGCGAAGCCGGTGTCCACCTACTGATCCTGGCGGTGTTGATCGCCAGTACCCTCGCCTTATTGGTGATGGCGCTGATTTTCCTGGCCGTATTTTTACTGTTCATCATCGTCAAGATCACCGGCTGGGAGTGGGGCTGGGCAGCGCTGCTTACGGCGGTGATCCTGATGGTTTTGAGCGGCGTGACCGCTTTCATGGTTCGTACCAGGATCACCAAGCCTTTGTTCACTCTTACCCTTGCCGAGCTTAGAAAAGACCGCGAATGGCTAAGACAGACGCGCGAAAGCAGCAAATAG
- the mutL gene encoding DNA mismatch repair endonuclease MutL, whose protein sequence is MGKIALLPDEVASQVAAGEVVERPASVVKELVENSLDAGADRIEVAIGRGGASLIRVVDNGAGMDRDDALLSLERHATSKIRSGADLARISTLGFRGEALPSIASVARFRLVTRPPGTLEGTEIIVNAGKIESVRVSGEAPGTTVEVRSLFYNLPARRKFLRSEATEAHHVQHQLLLQAIGHFQAGFVYVRDQALVFQAPPARALVDRIRDLRGSEIVSQLLEIEAYEEGGLAVRGYLGKPGVSRATRVEQIIFVNGRPVENSVINQGLREGYHTALMKGQYPVTFLFLELSATDVDVNVHPAKREVRFRDPMTVRNVIANAVRKTLEADRPRWSAAFTPPERAAAPASEPPPAPRPGSESQPLIPPAEQFSLRKDWAQLPSRPHQPPGEAPEVPASAAPETAAAACPAPVEDEPGPEPGRRSETAPVAVPSSGPPVHVAVPKVLGVLGKLYVLMENNDGLVLLDQHAAHERILFERLRRQIESEGVPSQRLLIPITVQITPKDYDWIRLNLESLSRMGFALEPFGEATLKIDAVPQFFKVADPAGAMRRLVDELRSMTASTSRLRIGEDVIAKTVCRHAVKANDELRPPEIQQLVRDLLACDLPYCCPHGRPTLIQISYLELEKKFGRKT, encoded by the coding sequence ATGGGTAAGATTGCGCTTTTGCCGGATGAGGTGGCCAGCCAAGTGGCGGCCGGCGAAGTCGTGGAACGTCCTGCCTCGGTGGTCAAGGAACTGGTTGAGAACAGCCTCGATGCCGGCGCTGATCGCATTGAGGTAGCCATCGGCCGGGGGGGCGCATCCCTGATCCGGGTTGTGGATAACGGGGCCGGCATGGACCGGGATGATGCCCTTCTCTCGCTCGAACGCCATGCCACCAGCAAGATCCGGTCGGGCGCGGACCTGGCCCGGATTTCAACGCTCGGGTTTCGGGGAGAAGCGTTGCCGAGCATCGCCAGCGTCGCGCGCTTTCGGCTGGTTACACGGCCTCCCGGCACTCTGGAAGGCACGGAAATAATCGTGAATGCCGGCAAAATCGAGTCGGTCAGGGTTAGCGGGGAAGCGCCGGGCACCACCGTGGAGGTGCGGTCGCTGTTCTACAATCTGCCCGCCCGACGCAAGTTCTTACGGAGCGAGGCCACGGAAGCTCATCACGTGCAGCACCAGTTGCTGCTTCAGGCCATCGGCCATTTCCAGGCCGGCTTCGTGTACGTACGTGACCAGGCGCTCGTTTTCCAGGCGCCGCCGGCACGGGCACTGGTTGATCGGATCCGTGACCTGCGCGGGAGTGAAATCGTCAGCCAATTGCTCGAGATCGAGGCGTATGAAGAAGGCGGGCTGGCGGTAAGGGGTTACCTGGGGAAGCCGGGGGTGAGCCGGGCGACTCGCGTCGAACAGATCATTTTCGTCAACGGACGCCCCGTGGAGAATTCGGTCATTAACCAGGGTTTGCGCGAAGGCTACCACACCGCCCTGATGAAGGGACAATACCCGGTGACGTTTCTCTTCCTTGAATTGAGCGCGACAGACGTTGACGTTAACGTGCATCCCGCCAAACGCGAAGTGCGGTTCCGGGACCCCATGACCGTCCGGAACGTAATCGCCAACGCCGTCCGGAAGACCCTGGAGGCGGATCGGCCCCGCTGGTCAGCCGCGTTCACGCCTCCCGAACGGGCCGCGGCGCCGGCAAGTGAGCCTCCGCCGGCCCCGCGACCGGGGTCCGAGTCGCAACCGCTGATCCCGCCTGCCGAACAATTCTCCTTACGAAAAGACTGGGCCCAACTTCCTTCCCGCCCGCACCAACCGCCGGGTGAAGCCCCGGAAGTCCCGGCTTCAGCGGCGCCGGAAACCGCAGCGGCGGCCTGCCCGGCCCCGGTTGAAGACGAACCCGGCCCGGAGCCCGGCCGGCGATCCGAAACCGCCCCCGTCGCGGTTCCGTCTTCCGGCCCGCCGGTTCACGTCGCAGTGCCGAAGGTGCTCGGCGTTCTGGGCAAGCTGTATGTGCTGATGGAAAACAACGATGGCCTTGTGCTGCTGGACCAGCACGCGGCGCACGAGCGTATCCTGTTTGAGCGGTTACGCCGCCAGATTGAAAGCGAAGGCGTGCCAAGCCAGCGCTTGTTAATCCCCATCACCGTCCAGATCACGCCGAAGGATTATGATTGGATTCGTTTGAACCTGGAGTCCCTCAGCCGGATGGGGTTCGCCCTGGAACCGTTTGGTGAAGCGACCCTCAAGATTGACGCGGTTCCCCAATTCTTTAAAGTTGCCGACCCCGCGGGCGCGATGCGCCGGCTCGTCGACGAGTTGCGGTCAATGACCGCGTCCACCTCGCGGTTGCGCATCGGCGAAGACGTCATCGCGAAAACTGTCTGCCGCCACGCCGTGAAAGCCAACGACGAGCTGCGGCCGCCGGAAATTCAGCAGCTGGTTCGTGATCTGCTGGCCTGCGACCTTCCGTACTGCTGCCCGCACGGGAGGCCTACCCTGATCCAGATTTCCTACCTGGAGCTGGAGAAGAAATTCGGACGCAAAACATGA
- a CDS encoding DUF21 domain-containing protein, with product MSWVLVLVCLALSFVFSGVEAGLLSLNRVRLRHLARQGDPAAVRLQRILHGPAQVFVTVLVVTSLMNISAIVITANHLVERFGPWGYALTLVLALPFFLLVIEFCAKSIFRRLGYRALAALALPLEVVSMLLWPFVVLSRPVAKLILRHRPAREIFVAREDLKYIVTQSERLGTLTSFERQMIHNAVDFRTVKVTDVMVPLAQTTCVSAEATVEEVVNLSHRTKTERFPVLRRDGRIIGLVNTIDLVVDRSPKRPVSFYVRRIVQVRADEQASRAMRRLRATPQHFALVVNEQGSAVGVVSLYNLLNPLVRVTGTETPAPQSRTLRT from the coding sequence ATGAGCTGGGTGCTGGTCCTGGTCTGCCTCGCCCTCTCATTCGTGTTCTCCGGGGTTGAAGCCGGCTTATTGTCGCTCAACCGGGTCCGGTTGCGTCACCTGGCCCGCCAGGGTGACCCTGCGGCGGTGCGGCTCCAGAGGATTCTGCACGGTCCGGCCCAGGTGTTTGTGACGGTCCTGGTAGTGACCAGCCTCATGAATATCTCGGCCATCGTCATCACCGCCAACCACCTGGTGGAGCGGTTTGGTCCCTGGGGCTACGCCCTGACGCTGGTCTTGGCCCTGCCGTTTTTCCTCCTGGTCATCGAATTCTGCGCAAAGTCGATCTTTCGTCGCCTCGGCTATCGTGCCCTGGCCGCGCTGGCGCTTCCGCTGGAAGTCGTCTCGATGCTCCTTTGGCCGTTCGTGGTTCTCTCCCGGCCCGTGGCGAAACTGATCCTGCGGCACCGGCCGGCCCGGGAGATCTTCGTCGCGCGCGAAGACCTGAAGTACATCGTCACCCAGAGCGAGCGCCTGGGCACCCTGACAAGTTTCGAACGCCAGATGATTCACAACGCGGTCGACTTCCGCACGGTCAAGGTCACCGACGTTATGGTGCCCCTTGCCCAGACGACCTGCGTAAGCGCCGAGGCCACCGTCGAAGAAGTGGTGAACCTGTCGCACCGTACCAAGACCGAGCGGTTTCCCGTCCTCAGACGTGACGGGCGGATCATCGGCCTGGTGAACACCATTGATCTCGTGGTCGACCGGTCACCCAAGCGGCCCGTTAGTTTTTACGTCCGCAGAATCGTCCAGGTACGGGCTGACGAACAAGCGTCACGCGCCATGCGCAGATTGCGGGCGACGCCGCAGCACTTCGCTCTGGTCGTGAATGAGCAAGGCAGTGCGGTCGGCGTCGTCAGCCTGTATAACCTCCTGAACCCCTTGGTTCGCGTCACCGGAACCGAAACGCCCGCCCCGCAGAGCCGGACCCTTCGCACGTGA
- the infA gene encoding translation initiation factor IF-1 gives MAKEEPLIAQGVISEVLPNTMFRVSLPNGQKVLAHISGKMRKHFIRIVPGDRVEVELSPYDLTKARIIFRET, from the coding sequence ATGGCGAAAGAAGAGCCATTGATCGCGCAAGGAGTGATTTCAGAGGTGCTGCCGAATACCATGTTTCGTGTGTCGCTGCCGAACGGCCAAAAAGTTCTTGCGCATATCAGTGGTAAAATGCGCAAACATTTTATCCGCATTGTGCCTGGGGACAGGGTGGAGGTTGAGCTTTCGCCCTATGATCTGACCAAGGCACGCATTATCTTTCGCGAAACCTGA